The Halalkalibacter krulwichiae genome has a segment encoding these proteins:
- a CDS encoding GerAB/ArcD/ProY family transporter, with product MTQSGIIIFSLPRITAETFGTNGWLAIPIVSLGVVFLISLYGCVYRWSNDKSLYSIIEEMLPKYSYKILYIFFSLFWTILAFTLTKNYVFLVKSLYYPLTNIHWLMLIMTMLIYFFVTSQISSIFKATVILFFLTAWMVLLPLGLLPDFELVRLTSFIFAFRSNLLEGSIQVYSAFLGFEIIFFFLHYVQRSAKTMKYIYLGHLYTTLVYLIVTFISYGFTSFEHLITQSYPLIDLFRYIELPFIERLDGLYFMFFLMKIIVTATLYLFVSIEMFQRSIQSIKASYIPVLLCVIGFIGTYPLFTKYDIDFWLSNIVYVQTVISIILPVILILYLHVKRRKDDV from the coding sequence ATGACCCAAAGTGGAATTATCATCTTTTCACTACCGCGTATAACCGCAGAGACATTCGGAACGAATGGATGGCTAGCCATACCTATCGTATCATTAGGCGTCGTTTTCCTTATTTCTTTGTACGGGTGCGTTTACCGGTGGAGCAACGATAAATCACTCTATAGCATTATTGAAGAAATGCTTCCAAAATATTCCTACAAAATTCTATACATTTTTTTTAGTTTATTTTGGACAATATTAGCTTTTACCCTAACAAAAAATTACGTATTTCTTGTCAAATCACTCTACTATCCCTTAACAAATATACATTGGTTGATGTTGATCATGACGATGCTTATTTATTTTTTTGTTACGAGTCAAATTAGTAGTATTTTTAAAGCAACGGTCATTTTGTTTTTTTTAACAGCATGGATGGTTTTGTTACCATTGGGGCTCCTTCCTGACTTTGAGCTCGTTCGGTTGACTTCCTTTATTTTTGCATTTCGTTCTAATTTATTGGAGGGAAGTATTCAAGTATACTCGGCGTTTTTAGGTTTTGAAATAATTTTTTTCTTTTTGCATTATGTTCAAAGGTCTGCTAAAACCATGAAATATATTTACTTAGGTCACCTTTACACAACGCTTGTCTATCTTATTGTTACTTTTATCAGCTATGGATTCACTAGTTTTGAACATTTGATAACTCAATCTTATCCCCTTATTGATTTATTTAGATATATTGAACTTCCTTTTATTGAGCGTTTGGATGGACTGTATTTCATGTTTTTTTTAATGAAGATCATTGTAACAGCTACCCTTTATCTTTTTGTTTCAATTGAAATGTTTCAACGGAGCATACAATCGATTAAAGCTTCATATATTCCTGTTCTTTTATGTGTCATTGGATTTATAGGCACCTACCCACTTTTCACAAAATATGATATTGATTTTTGGTTATCGAATATCGTTTATGTCCAAACTGTAATTTCCATTATACTACCAGTTATTCTAATATTATATTTACATGTAAAAAGGAGAAAAGATGATGTATAA
- a CDS encoding DUF368 domain-containing protein: MFQWRNIFKGLTMGISDLIPGVSGGTIALVLGIYQSLIEAINGLFTNRWKQHVVFLIPLGIGIVLALLTISHLVEWLLVQYPQPTFFFFLGLIIGIIPTLLKDINYKQSFTPIHYVLLVLGAGLVAATIMVKDNEMATIMSNLGLSDYVLLFVAGWIASSAMILPGISGSFVFLLLGVYPTVINALSTLNIPVIITVGAGISIGLVLTSRFITFLLSRFKTGTYAVMIGFIIGSIVVIYPGVLSDRFLFIISVLAFIAGGLSAYILSYIELKKTVVKLN, translated from the coding sequence TTGTTTCAGTGGCGTAATATTTTTAAAGGTCTGACAATGGGGATCAGTGATCTTATCCCAGGTGTTAGTGGGGGAACCATTGCGTTAGTACTGGGGATCTATCAGTCGCTAATAGAGGCGATAAATGGATTGTTTACAAATAGATGGAAACAGCATGTTGTGTTCTTAATTCCGCTTGGGATAGGGATTGTACTTGCCTTATTAACTATTAGTCATCTCGTTGAATGGCTTTTAGTTCAATATCCTCAACCGACATTTTTCTTTTTTCTTGGGTTGATAATTGGAATTATTCCAACATTGTTAAAAGACATTAATTATAAACAATCCTTTACCCCTATTCATTATGTATTACTTGTACTCGGTGCAGGCCTAGTAGCTGCAACCATCATGGTTAAAGATAATGAAATGGCTACGATTATGAGTAATCTAGGACTGAGCGATTATGTATTGCTTTTCGTAGCTGGGTGGATAGCCAGTTCAGCGATGATCTTACCTGGAATAAGTGGATCGTTTGTTTTTTTACTTTTAGGTGTCTATCCAACGGTTATAAATGCCTTATCCACATTAAATATACCTGTAATTATAACGGTGGGGGCTGGTATTTCAATTGGGTTGGTTCTTACTAGCAGATTTATTACGTTCTTATTATCAAGGTTTAAGACTGGCACATATGCGGTAATGATCGGTTTTATCATTGGTTCAATTGTTGTTATCTATCCTGGGGTATTAAGTGATCGTTTTTTATTTATTATAAGTGTCCTTGCATTTATTGCTGGTGGACTTAGTGCCTATATATTAAGTTACATTGAGCTGAAAAAAACAGTAGTGAAATTAAATTAA
- a CDS encoding AAA family ATPase, with product MNFVVSSDEYAGVREHVIINFNNFLGKFDSGNIYLHNPPLQISEQIKRLYPSTEIKYQDYSSITIENLITLNSTYDSKIIGQENVKFDLLQALFPLTRKNRKKPVVILLYGKSGIGKTETAKLISEVIGEPLFRKQFSMYQNNQFATYLFGGAHYEKSFAKDLLDRESNVILLDEFDKAHTSFHSAFYQLFDEGFYEDPNYSLSLEKSIIICTSNYNNLNEIEEHLGSPIYNRFDKLIQFNDLSNEAKQKIGEKIFQELSRVYENQLSEEVMQRLSSSYIKCENVRQIYHLIEDTFSLHAVYGNLKSL from the coding sequence ATGAATTTTGTAGTAAGCTCTGATGAATATGCAGGTGTACGAGAACACGTTATAATTAATTTTAATAATTTTTTAGGTAAATTTGACTCCGGCAATATATATTTACACAATCCTCCTCTACAAATTAGTGAGCAGATTAAAAGGCTATATCCTAGCACAGAAATTAAATATCAAGATTATTCTTCTATTACTATAGAAAATTTAATAACACTTAATTCTACATATGACTCAAAAATTATTGGTCAAGAGAATGTGAAATTTGATCTGTTGCAGGCTCTTTTCCCATTGACAAGAAAGAATAGAAAAAAGCCTGTAGTTATACTGCTTTATGGGAAATCAGGAATTGGTAAAACAGAAACTGCAAAATTAATTTCCGAAGTAATTGGTGAACCTCTTTTTAGAAAGCAGTTCTCTATGTATCAAAATAATCAATTTGCTACGTACCTATTTGGAGGAGCACATTATGAAAAGAGTTTTGCCAAAGACTTATTAGATAGGGAATCAAATGTAATTTTATTAGATGAATTTGATAAAGCTCATACTTCTTTTCATAGTGCCTTTTATCAATTGTTTGATGAAGGATTTTATGAAGACCCAAATTATAGCCTAAGCTTAGAGAAATCAATAATTATTTGTACTTCTAACTATAATAATTTAAATGAAATTGAAGAGCATCTAGGAAGTCCAATCTATAATAGGTTTGACAAACTCATTCAATTTAATGACTTAAGCAATGAAGCGAAACAAAAGATTGGAGAAAAAATATTTCAAGAGTTATCTAGAGTATATGAAAATCAATTAAGTGAAGAAGTCATGCAACGTCTATCAAGTAGCTATATTAAATGTGAAAATGTAAGGCAGATTTATCATCTTATTGAAGATACTTTTTCATTACATGCTGTGTACGGAAATTTAAAAAGTTTATAA
- a CDS encoding CoA transferase subunit A: MKKHTKPNEIISKIKTGDIIMVGGFGLVGAPLTLIDELTRYDVKDLTIISNNLGEPGKGLGILLRQGKIKKAVGSYFTSNREVGDAYNQGKIDAQLMPQGTMSESIRAGGAGIGGYFTKTSVGTKLAIGKETREIDGEMYVFEPALKANVALIKAAKADTLGNLAYYKTARNFNPMMATAADYVIAEVDEIVEAGELSPEEIITPHLFVDAVITSELILTREGVISRHALNKKRDSRINC, translated from the coding sequence ATGAAAAAGCACACAAAACCAAATGAAATTATTTCTAAGATTAAGACAGGCGATATCATTATGGTCGGTGGCTTCGGCTTAGTAGGAGCACCTTTAACTTTAATTGATGAACTAACTCGTTACGATGTAAAAGACTTAACCATTATTAGTAATAATTTAGGTGAACCAGGGAAAGGATTAGGGATTCTACTACGACAAGGGAAGATAAAAAAAGCAGTTGGTTCCTATTTCACGAGTAATCGTGAGGTGGGAGATGCCTATAATCAAGGGAAAATAGATGCTCAACTCATGCCACAAGGAACAATGTCGGAATCGATTCGAGCAGGTGGTGCTGGTATTGGAGGATATTTTACAAAAACAAGTGTAGGGACAAAACTCGCTATAGGAAAGGAAACTAGAGAAATAGATGGCGAAATGTATGTATTCGAACCTGCTTTAAAAGCCAATGTCGCTCTTATTAAGGCTGCGAAGGCAGATACATTGGGAAATCTAGCATACTATAAAACGGCTCGGAACTTTAACCCTATGATGGCAACAGCAGCAGATTATGTCATAGCTGAAGTAGATGAAATTGTGGAAGCAGGCGAATTATCGCCAGAAGAAATTATTACTCCACATCTTTTTGTTGATGCCGTTATTACAAGTGAACTTATTTTAACTAGAGAAGGAGTGATTTCTAGGCATGCGCTCAACAAAAAAAGAGATTCAAGAATTAATTGCTAA
- a CDS encoding 3-oxoacid CoA-transferase subunit B, with product MRSTKKEIQELIAKRAADELHPESIINLGIGIPTLVAKYVDTSSVFFHTENGMLGVGELPSDEEFDPSLVNAGKLPIAETVGASYFSSSDSFAMIRGGHVDVAVLGALEVDEQGFIANWAVPGKNIMGVGGAMDLLSGVKKVIVTTNHTTKTGEPKIVNQCSYPITSVRKVDVIITELAVFTFNDGQLQLAELMPNVTLEEVKEKTDAHFELSPNMLLKS from the coding sequence ATGCGCTCAACAAAAAAAGAGATTCAAGAATTAATTGCTAAGCGAGCAGCTGATGAGCTTCACCCGGAGTCTATCATTAATCTTGGAATCGGTATTCCGACTCTAGTCGCAAAATATGTGGATACATCTTCTGTCTTTTTTCATACAGAGAATGGGATGTTGGGTGTGGGTGAATTACCTTCAGATGAGGAGTTTGATCCTTCGTTAGTTAACGCTGGGAAATTGCCAATTGCTGAAACGGTGGGAGCTTCGTATTTTAGTAGCTCAGATTCATTTGCTATGATTCGAGGCGGACATGTTGATGTAGCAGTGTTAGGGGCTTTGGAAGTAGATGAACAAGGCTTCATTGCAAACTGGGCCGTTCCTGGAAAAAATATTATGGGTGTCGGTGGGGCAATGGACTTATTAAGTGGTGTAAAGAAAGTAATTGTAACGACCAATCATACGACGAAAACGGGTGAACCGAAAATCGTTAATCAATGCTCTTATCCGATTACATCTGTTCGGAAGGTAGATGTCATTATTACAGAGCTTGCTGTATTTACGTTTAATGATGGCCAACTACAATTAGCAGAGTTGATGCCAAATGTAACGCTTGAAGAGGTTAAGGAAAAAACGGATGCTCATTTCGAGCTTAGTCCAAATATGTTGTTAAAATCTTAG
- a CDS encoding hemolysin family protein produces the protein MDDVPSSLIALFIILLGLSAFFSSAETAFSSVNKIRLRNYEEEGRRGAKKAVDIAENFDKTLSTLLVGNNLVNIAAATLSSQIAIQLFGPSLGVFISTFVVTILVLIFGEIIPKSLAKEYAEGYALKTSGILFLLIQVFYPVTWVFLQIKKLVSFFVKNKENAPSVTEEEIKMLIQISEDEGIIGKNEKEMVQRSLEFDDIIVHEILKPRPDMIAVEINQSVSEIKDVFLKEHFSRIPVYDGNIDNIIGILSERDFLTGYIKEGEKLDVHSLIRKPLFVVESMKISSLLPELQKQKVHMAIVIDEFGGTSGLVTLEDLLEEIVGEIWDEHDVSVNQVKQVGPSSYLVDSDYSIDDFVQLADIHAPTTSNHTLGGWLIEEFQRIPKVGEEFLYENLILKIEKAEEKRVRQVHLKIKKNSNEVEHKPAI, from the coding sequence ATGGACGATGTTCCCTCGAGTTTGATTGCGTTATTTATTATATTATTAGGTTTGTCTGCATTTTTCTCCTCAGCTGAAACTGCATTTTCAAGTGTTAACAAAATCCGACTTAGAAATTATGAGGAGGAAGGAAGGCGAGGGGCTAAGAAGGCTGTAGACATTGCTGAGAATTTTGATAAGACGCTTTCAACCCTTTTGGTTGGTAATAACCTTGTGAACATTGCTGCCGCAACCCTTTCTTCACAAATTGCGATCCAGTTGTTTGGTCCTAGTCTTGGAGTATTTATTAGTACATTTGTAGTCACAATTCTTGTTTTAATTTTTGGTGAGATTATCCCGAAATCATTAGCGAAAGAATATGCTGAAGGATATGCACTAAAAACATCAGGTATTCTATTTTTGTTGATACAAGTGTTCTATCCAGTAACTTGGGTGTTTCTACAGATAAAAAAACTTGTTTCCTTTTTTGTGAAGAACAAAGAAAACGCACCATCTGTCACTGAAGAAGAAATTAAAATGCTTATACAAATCAGTGAAGACGAAGGTATTATAGGTAAGAATGAAAAAGAGATGGTACAGCGTTCCTTAGAATTTGATGATATTATTGTTCATGAAATTTTAAAACCACGTCCTGATATGATTGCGGTTGAGATCAACCAATCTGTATCTGAAATCAAGGATGTTTTCTTAAAAGAACATTTTTCAAGAATACCAGTATATGATGGGAATATTGATAATATCATTGGAATCTTGTCTGAGCGTGATTTTTTAACTGGCTATATTAAAGAGGGCGAGAAGTTAGATGTACATTCATTAATTAGGAAACCGTTATTTGTAGTCGAATCTATGAAAATCTCATCCTTGCTCCCAGAATTACAAAAGCAAAAAGTTCATATGGCTATTGTAATTGATGAATTTGGTGGCACGTCAGGATTAGTAACATTAGAGGATTTATTAGAGGAGATCGTCGGAGAGATTTGGGATGAACATGATGTGAGTGTCAATCAGGTAAAACAAGTTGGACCTTCTAGCTATCTCGTTGATTCCGATTATTCGATTGATGATTTTGTCCAGCTTGCTGATATTCATGCTCCAACGACCTCAAACCATACATTAGGTGGTTGGTTAATTGAGGAATTTCAACGAATTCCAAAAGTTGGAGAAGAGTTTCTTTATGAGAACTTGATCTTGAAGATTGAGAAGGCTGAAGAAAAAAGAGTTCGTCAAGTTCATTTAAAGATTAAGAAAAATAGTAATGAAGTTGAGCATAAACCAGCTATCTAA
- a CDS encoding cell wall hydrolase gives MAVIQTNANDRKLLARLIRAEAEGEGELGMLLVANVCVNRVRVRCLDFVDINTIERMVWQSPGGFEAVHFPYFYQRAREREVRLAQRIINGERHRPAEFALWFFRPDGPCPEQWWGQWNSGRYKQHCFYIPIESDCPDVYGVF, from the coding sequence TTGGCGGTTATTCAGACAAATGCGAATGATAGGAAATTGCTTGCTAGGTTAATTAGAGCAGAGGCTGAAGGTGAAGGCGAATTAGGTATGTTACTTGTAGCAAATGTTTGTGTCAACCGTGTGCGAGTAAGATGTTTGGATTTTGTTGATATTAATACGATTGAACGAATGGTTTGGCAATCACCCGGAGGATTTGAAGCAGTTCATTTTCCTTATTTTTATCAAAGAGCGAGAGAAAGAGAGGTACGATTAGCCCAGCGAATTATTAACGGGGAAAGACATCGTCCCGCTGAATTTGCTTTGTGGTTCTTTCGACCAGATGGGCCATGTCCAGAACAATGGTGGGGGCAATGGAACTCAGGACGTTATAAGCAGCACTGCTTTTACATCCCTATTGAATCAGATTGCCCAGATGTTTATGGAGTATTTTAA
- a CDS encoding spore germination protein has product MYLQMTLLDEVKKKLHPCDDLTTRTFPELNIIILYFDHLVGTQELEQDVLQPLSKISESEVMDVLNRFQYQEAKDTKTIIKGILAGNAAIFYKRKNIYLIDLYTPKTRDITAAQIETAIVGPREAFVESIEMNLSCIRRRIQSEKLKVLNLQVGYVTNTKMNVIYIEGVTPDHHISDVREKINSIEVDGLHDLNMIMEYIDEHPFSLFPQYLTTERPDVAVSKLLEGKVVGLLDGSPYAFSAPTTFWEHFQSPDDYNQRWLLGTASRFLRYIALFITLTFTALYVSITMFHYEMIPNDLLLSLIESRAKVPFQPIYEALLMEFTIELLREAGARLPTKIGQTIGIVGGIVIGTAAVQAGFTSNILIVIVAVSAMASYVVPHIIMSASIRLARFGLIFLAGILGNFGLMAGVTLIVIQISKLTSLHSSYVIPTAPFSDWKDTFIRAPLKMIKNKPSQTKEK; this is encoded by the coding sequence ATGTATTTACAAATGACTTTATTAGATGAAGTAAAAAAGAAATTACATCCTTGTGATGATCTAACTACTAGAACGTTTCCCGAACTGAATATTATCATTTTATATTTTGATCACTTAGTTGGAACACAAGAACTTGAACAAGATGTATTACAGCCCTTATCGAAAATAAGTGAAAGTGAAGTAATGGATGTATTAAATCGATTTCAATATCAAGAAGCAAAAGATACAAAGACCATTATAAAAGGAATATTAGCTGGGAATGCTGCTATTTTTTATAAAAGAAAAAACATCTATCTGATCGACCTTTACACACCAAAGACAAGGGATATAACTGCAGCTCAAATTGAAACGGCTATTGTTGGACCGCGTGAAGCATTCGTTGAATCAATTGAGATGAACTTATCCTGTATCAGAAGAAGAATTCAATCGGAAAAATTAAAAGTCCTAAACCTTCAAGTTGGATATGTAACGAATACAAAAATGAATGTAATTTATATTGAGGGAGTAACTCCTGATCATCACATTTCAGATGTGAGAGAGAAAATAAACTCTATTGAAGTGGATGGACTGCATGATTTAAATATGATCATGGAATATATTGATGAACATCCCTTCTCTTTGTTTCCACAATACTTAACGACTGAACGACCCGATGTCGCTGTTTCCAAATTATTAGAAGGAAAAGTAGTTGGATTATTGGATGGTAGCCCTTATGCTTTTAGTGCACCGACAACCTTTTGGGAGCATTTTCAATCTCCAGATGATTATAACCAACGATGGTTATTAGGAACAGCATCTAGATTTTTACGTTACATCGCCTTATTCATCACTTTGACTTTTACTGCACTATATGTATCCATTACTATGTTTCATTATGAAATGATTCCTAATGATCTTTTACTAAGCTTAATCGAATCCAGAGCAAAAGTCCCATTCCAACCTATTTACGAAGCGTTACTCATGGAATTTACGATAGAGCTATTACGAGAAGCTGGTGCGAGATTACCTACAAAGATTGGACAAACGATCGGGATTGTTGGAGGGATTGTTATTGGTACAGCAGCTGTACAAGCAGGGTTTACAAGTAATATCCTCATCGTTATTGTCGCGGTTTCTGCCATGGCATCCTATGTCGTTCCTCATATTATTATGAGTGCTTCAATAAGATTAGCCAGGTTTGGATTAATCTTTCTTGCTGGTATATTGGGGAATTTTGGATTAATGGCTGGTGTTACTTTAATCGTAATCCAAATTTCAAAATTAACAAGTTTGCATTCCTCTTACGTCATACCTACTGCTCCATTCTCAGATTGGAAAGATACATTCATAAGAGCACCATTAAAAATGATCAAAAATAAGCCAAGTCAAACGAAAGAGAAATAA
- a CDS encoding muconate/chloromuconate family cycloisomerase: MTHQNFYYLHLMIATGLLAGPTAVSTDMIDIPLKRMHQFSAAKMNAKPFLLIQIDTTEGVTGIGEGTTPGIWWGGESVETMKLVIEHYFTPLLIGEDPHQIEKLLVKLDRHVLGNEFAKATVEMALYDIVGKLANVPVSHFFGGVVHDGIPVRWALAAGSIEADIQEGREKVERLEHHNFKMKAGTIPTEEDIKRVIDVSTGLNGLTTTGVDPNGSWDELTTLRWMDCLHEANVDFLEQPLPKWDFVGLSRLKSTGKVPIMADESASTIQDALTLAKMNAVDIFSLKIHKSGGMSRVKKIAAIAEAAGIPCFGGTSLESSIGTAACLHVYSTLPNLTEGCELFGPVWLADDIVKDPVVFKNEKVYVPNKPGLGVTLDLDKVDKYRRKTR; encoded by the coding sequence TTGACCCATCAGAATTTTTATTATCTCCATTTAATGATTGCGACAGGTTTATTAGCGGGTCCTACAGCAGTCTCTACTGACATGATCGATATTCCTCTTAAACGGATGCATCAATTTTCAGCAGCAAAGATGAATGCAAAGCCTTTTCTACTAATTCAAATTGATACAACAGAAGGCGTAACGGGAATTGGCGAAGGGACTACACCAGGAATTTGGTGGGGCGGTGAAAGTGTTGAAACAATGAAACTTGTGATTGAACACTATTTTACTCCTCTTTTAATCGGTGAAGATCCTCACCAAATTGAGAAATTATTAGTAAAATTAGATCGACATGTATTAGGCAATGAGTTTGCAAAAGCAACGGTCGAAATGGCTCTTTATGATATTGTTGGAAAACTTGCCAATGTCCCAGTGTCTCATTTTTTTGGAGGAGTCGTTCATGACGGAATTCCTGTTCGTTGGGCATTAGCTGCAGGTAGCATTGAAGCAGATATACAAGAAGGTCGGGAGAAGGTTGAGAGGCTCGAACATCATAATTTTAAAATGAAGGCTGGGACCATCCCAACAGAAGAAGATATTAAAAGGGTTATAGACGTTTCAACTGGCTTAAATGGATTAACCACTACGGGAGTTGATCCGAACGGCTCATGGGATGAACTAACAACATTGAGATGGATGGATTGCTTACACGAAGCTAATGTAGATTTTCTAGAACAACCATTACCTAAATGGGATTTTGTGGGACTTAGCCGCTTAAAGTCGACTGGTAAAGTTCCGATCATGGCCGATGAGAGTGCTAGCACGATTCAGGATGCCCTAACGTTAGCAAAAATGAATGCAGTTGATATATTTTCGCTTAAAATCCATAAGTCAGGTGGAATGAGCCGAGTGAAAAAAATAGCAGCAATTGCTGAAGCTGCGGGAATACCTTGCTTTGGAGGAACATCTTTAGAAAGTTCAATTGGAACAGCGGCTTGCTTGCATGTATATAGTACACTTCCAAATCTTACGGAAGGTTGTGAGTTGTTCGGTCCCGTTTGGTTAGCAGATGACATTGTTAAAGATCCTGTCGTTTTTAAAAATGAAAAAGTTTATGTCCCGAATAAGCCAGGGCTTGGTGTGACCCTTGATCTCGATAAGGTTGATAAATACCGTCGAAAAACGAGGTAG
- a CDS encoding Ger(x)C family spore germination protein, whose product MMYKVFLFILFPLLLFTGCDDHKVVEELGFIHTIGYDRAESKEDDGQLHVTISFPIHGAEEERQTISSVADSSKEASIFLSRQTEKKLVSGQLRSVLIGEELAQEGFIDIMDTLKRDPRIGIRAKVSMVKGKANDLLTKKYPYYPELDNAIVTLLEKESKLNTIPDVSIYRFTRDYFDNGIDPVIPIITIGKGGMLSEGVALLRNDKYKTSLDPIKSRILFLLLGEFKMGDLPIKLEDEKTLFNFLSSKAKITVNVENLDNIHAFINVDFTGYLTEYIGTRDLSNTQEIFALEKEIATYLEEEAISIISIMQEEKIDNIGVGKYIRNKLTVENWETLNWPDSITTVDIQPRIKVKILDTGLIK is encoded by the coding sequence ATGATGTATAAAGTATTCTTATTCATTTTGTTTCCCTTGCTCCTTTTCACAGGATGTGATGACCATAAAGTTGTTGAAGAATTAGGCTTTATCCACACGATAGGATATGATCGAGCGGAATCTAAAGAAGATGATGGACAACTTCACGTAACCATTTCCTTCCCAATTCACGGAGCAGAAGAAGAGCGTCAGACCATCTCTTCGGTTGCTGATTCAAGTAAAGAAGCTAGTATATTTCTATCGAGACAAACAGAAAAAAAACTAGTTTCAGGTCAACTTCGCAGTGTGTTAATTGGAGAAGAACTTGCTCAAGAAGGCTTTATAGACATTATGGACACTTTAAAAAGGGACCCACGCATTGGAATAAGAGCTAAAGTGTCCATGGTTAAAGGGAAAGCCAATGACTTATTAACAAAAAAATACCCTTACTATCCAGAATTAGATAATGCTATAGTTACTTTATTAGAAAAAGAATCAAAGTTAAATACGATCCCTGACGTTAGTATATATCGTTTTACAAGAGACTATTTCGATAACGGAATCGACCCTGTTATCCCTATTATTACCATTGGAAAAGGAGGAATGCTTAGTGAAGGGGTTGCTTTATTAAGGAATGATAAATATAAAACGAGCTTAGACCCAATTAAATCGCGAATATTATTTTTATTATTAGGAGAGTTTAAAATGGGTGACCTTCCTATAAAGCTCGAAGATGAGAAAACACTATTCAATTTTTTATCAAGTAAAGCTAAGATAACTGTGAACGTAGAAAATCTTGATAACATCCACGCCTTTATTAATGTTGATTTCACAGGGTATTTAACAGAGTATATTGGAACTAGAGATTTATCTAATACTCAAGAAATCTTTGCTTTAGAAAAGGAAATTGCTACTTATTTAGAAGAAGAAGCAATTTCCATTATTTCGATTATGCAAGAAGAGAAAATTGATAACATAGGAGTTGGGAAATATATTCGCAATAAACTGACAGTAGAAAATTGGGAAACGTTAAATTGGCCAGATTCAATTACGACTGTAGACATTCAACCTCGTATAAAAGTTAAAATCTTAGACACTGGTTTAATTAAATAG
- a CDS encoding thiolase family protein encodes MSERVFVVSAQRTAVGKLGGTLKHMEPDNLLLPLYKDLIEKQLVFDELNEVIIGQAKQSQDQSNIARQSLLKAGLPERLPGYTVHRQCGSGMQAIQNGFLAIRSGYGDAYIVGGVESMSTAPYYIRNARYGFLSGHSEILDPNKSSQPGSQPVEKYGQLVMGMTAENLAEDHQISRMEQDEFALVSQLKANLAIKSKTFKEEIVPIHVPQKKGEPIIFDTDEHPRQTTLEKLESLKPVFKENGTVTAGNSSGLNDGASMLLVVSEKKVKQYQLKPLVEIVSLGVSGVKPDRMGIGPVEATKQALTLADIDINDIDLVELNEAFAAQALAVIKELNLPQDKVNINGGAIALGHPIGNTGSRICVTLIHSMLKQKAKWGLATLCIAGGQGISTIFKTV; translated from the coding sequence ATGAGTGAAAGAGTATTTGTAGTAAGTGCCCAAAGGACTGCCGTTGGAAAGCTAGGAGGAACTTTAAAGCACATGGAACCAGACAATTTGCTTCTTCCTCTTTATAAAGATTTAATAGAGAAACAATTGGTTTTTGATGAATTAAATGAGGTTATTATAGGGCAAGCCAAACAAAGCCAGGATCAATCCAATATTGCTAGGCAATCACTACTTAAAGCGGGTCTGCCAGAGCGTTTACCAGGATACACAGTTCATCGTCAATGTGGTTCAGGGATGCAGGCAATTCAAAATGGTTTTCTAGCGATTCGATCTGGCTATGGTGATGCTTATATAGTTGGTGGTGTTGAAAGTATGAGCACAGCACCTTACTATATCCGCAATGCAAGGTATGGGTTTTTATCAGGTCATTCAGAGATTTTAGACCCAAATAAATCCAGCCAGCCGGGGTCACAGCCCGTTGAGAAATACGGTCAGCTTGTGATGGGAATGACAGCTGAAAACCTGGCTGAAGATCACCAAATTTCACGAATGGAACAAGATGAGTTTGCTTTAGTTAGTCAATTAAAGGCAAACCTTGCCATCAAATCAAAGACATTTAAAGAGGAAATTGTTCCCATTCACGTGCCACAAAAAAAAGGCGAGCCAATCATTTTTGACACGGATGAACACCCTAGACAAACAACCTTAGAAAAACTTGAAAGTCTAAAACCTGTGTTTAAAGAAAATGGTACCGTAACAGCAGGGAATTCATCTGGATTAAATGACGGTGCATCGATGCTGCTTGTTGTATCAGAAAAAAAAGTCAAGCAATATCAGCTTAAACCGTTAGTTGAAATTGTTAGTTTGGGCGTATCAGGTGTAAAGCCAGACCGGATGGGAATTGGCCCAGTCGAAGCAACGAAACAAGCACTTACCTTAGCTGACATTGATATTAATGATATTGACTTAGTTGAACTCAATGAAGCTTTTGCAGCCCAAGCCCTCGCTGTTATCAAGGAATTGAATTTGCCTCAAGACAAAGTCAATATAAACGGGGGAGCTATTGCCTTAGGTCATCCCATTGGAAATACCGGTTCGAGAATTTGTGTAACGTTAATACACTCAATGCTGAAACAAAAAGCAAAGTGGGGTTTAGCCACACTTTGTATTGCAGGAGGACAAGGAATTTCAACTATTTTTAAGACAGTTTAA